From a region of the Mycobacteroides saopaulense genome:
- a CDS encoding M56 family metallopeptidase, producing MTVALVLMTSAALIAVAGPACLRPAVRPSLLPAAALAAWLGALMAFLVLTALSATMLLFPHVLDTSGVRTLVGGCLSGSIPHSSFGTLVQLGISLLPLTILTRIAVVAIRSLRSARRHRARHFWMLGAAACRSGHVHWIDDPRPIAYSLGGARGAVVATHGIRRLGEQQCAAVLEHELAHIRGRHHVAVLCADIAAKALPMLPLMRRAPEMVRLMVELAADDAAARAHGPRTVHAALLAMSKSGVAVRGALNMSGESVAVRLIWLQAQGASTHTPISRGRLMLGFALLPTTLVGAALVALFRVYCTF from the coding sequence ATGACCGTCGCTTTGGTGTTGATGACAAGTGCAGCCCTCATCGCTGTCGCAGGACCGGCATGTCTGCGACCGGCCGTGCGCCCCTCGCTGCTACCCGCCGCCGCGCTGGCGGCCTGGCTCGGAGCCTTGATGGCCTTCCTCGTACTGACGGCGTTGTCCGCGACAATGCTGCTCTTTCCTCACGTACTGGACACCAGCGGTGTCAGGACGCTGGTGGGCGGGTGCCTGAGCGGAAGCATCCCGCACTCATCCTTTGGAACCCTTGTCCAGCTTGGGATCTCGCTGCTGCCGCTGACCATCCTGACTCGGATCGCGGTCGTTGCGATTCGGAGCCTGCGCTCCGCGCGCCGGCACCGCGCCCGCCACTTCTGGATGCTGGGTGCGGCGGCATGTCGCTCCGGGCACGTCCATTGGATCGACGATCCCCGGCCGATCGCCTACAGCCTCGGTGGCGCTCGAGGAGCGGTGGTGGCCACTCATGGCATCCGCCGCCTCGGCGAACAGCAGTGCGCAGCAGTGCTCGAGCACGAATTGGCGCACATCCGCGGCCGGCACCATGTGGCCGTGCTGTGTGCCGATATCGCAGCGAAAGCACTTCCGATGCTGCCGTTGATGCGCCGTGCACCAGAAATGGTGAGGCTGATGGTCGAGCTGGCGGCCGACGATGCGGCGGCACGGGCGCACGGGCCGCGCACCGTGCACGCCGCACTCCTGGCGATGAGCAAGTCGGGTGTGGCCGTGCGGGGCGCCCTGAACATGTCCGGCGAATCGGTGGCGGTGCGGCTCATCTGGCTACAGGCACAGGGAGCCAGCACCCACACACCGATATCGCGGGGCCGACTGATGCTCGGCTTCGCGTTGCTTCCCACAACTCTCGTAGGCGCCGCGCTGGTGGCGCTGTTCCGGGTGTACTGCACGTTCTGA
- a CDS encoding DoxX family protein gives MNVQRAGQIARWVIPTGARLVFGVIFLLEGTQKIFGWWSGSPTGSGHPEPFLTWPYWWAGVFELVLGVMVTVGLWTRVSAVLAAGMMAYAYFFEHLPVHWEPMQNGGAFAATFCWGFLLLALTADDARLSVDRLLARRTQR, from the coding sequence ATGAACGTTCAGCGCGCCGGGCAGATAGCGCGATGGGTCATTCCCACGGGCGCCCGCCTCGTGTTCGGGGTCATCTTCTTGCTTGAGGGAACCCAGAAGATCTTTGGCTGGTGGAGCGGATCCCCCACCGGTTCCGGACACCCCGAGCCGTTCCTCACCTGGCCGTACTGGTGGGCCGGCGTGTTCGAGCTGGTATTGGGCGTCATGGTGACGGTGGGACTGTGGACCCGAGTGTCGGCGGTCCTGGCGGCCGGAATGATGGCCTACGCGTACTTCTTCGAACACCTGCCGGTGCATTGGGAGCCCATGCAAAACGGCGGGGCCTTCGCGGCGACCTTCTGCTGGGGGTTCCTGCTGCTGGCGCTGACCGCCGATGACGCGCGACTATCCGTGGACCGGCTGCTCGCTCGTCGCACTCAGCGGTGA
- a CDS encoding Rv0340 family IniB-related protein translates to MGNNLLDFVMALVRDQDMAAQYAANPEQVIADAHLDGVQPADVSALIPVVSESIPTALGAQASQLAANPAAGDLTQALHTALPADNIWATGAATRAFEAFDSPFTAPTHDPSLDAGLHTATNAVSDLGARQDAITLPDQFGPSADSAVSAIDQFQAPLQTPDAGFEPGHFIADAATSGSVDSGLQDPFFDHGDLGHHPGIDHDPGLDQF, encoded by the coding sequence ATGGGCAATAACTTGTTGGATTTCGTCATGGCGCTGGTCCGTGACCAGGATATGGCCGCGCAGTACGCGGCCAATCCCGAGCAAGTCATTGCCGACGCACATCTGGACGGGGTTCAACCGGCAGATGTTTCCGCGCTGATCCCGGTGGTCAGCGAGTCGATCCCGACGGCCCTGGGCGCACAGGCATCGCAGCTCGCCGCCAACCCGGCCGCAGGTGATCTGACGCAGGCATTGCATACGGCGCTTCCGGCCGACAACATTTGGGCCACCGGCGCCGCGACTCGTGCCTTCGAGGCGTTCGACTCACCGTTCACCGCGCCGACGCACGACCCGAGCCTGGACGCGGGCCTGCACACCGCGACCAACGCGGTCTCGGATCTGGGGGCGCGTCAGGACGCGATCACCCTCCCCGATCAGTTCGGTCCGTCGGCGGATAGCGCGGTTTCGGCGATCGATCAGTTCCAGGCGCCGCTGCAGACCCCCGATGCCGGGTTCGAGCCCGGGCACTTCATCGCAGATGCGGCCACGTCAGGATCTGTCGATTCCGGCCTGCAGGATCCGTTCTTCGATCACGGCGATCTGGGGCATCACCCGGGAATCGACCACGATCCCGGACTCGACCAGTTCTAG
- a CDS encoding Hsp70 family protein: MANALGLSIGATQLVATPDDPQSQPVVRSSILTLHEDGPPEVGLPSHPGLTLTGFVGRVGDPVGIVAADGSVHRAEWALTEAMRVLIADAASTANFTAPPVLSASVPAHWSPQTISTLRDAIDRVPALAPGGRQLKLIPDTRAALESLAAGPGTPDRGVVVVCDLGGSGSSITLADAARGFQQIGQTVRFVEFSGQQIDQMLLTQVLTDLNQDPEGTTSVGALTRLRDQCRLAKERLSGETTTSVPVQLPGIASDVRLTRTELEDHLRAPLSKLINAIQDTVERNGIHPAHIAAVASVGGGASIPLVTQQLSERMRVPVITGPQPQLAAARGVALLATRPDLPPQDATAMRPVEQPRGDATMMRPAPTGTGTFAAPVAAAANDEPELAWSQDDSAPDLAPLQETGYQSGYTVDLDDEYQGPTEATTARPDLQFSHDPYAAEDDYDDYPPLPWYRRPLVWFIAAAAVAGIAFTGMMVSLTSSESPAPATTTPSVNVVPSTGDAPTEPPPSPEPPPPPQTHTVTQSVQPPPPSPEPPPPPPPTTTTTTTTTPPTTTTTTTTTTTTTTTTTPPTTTTTQPTTTTTQPASTSTSRPAITIPGLPPIPIGPRN; encoded by the coding sequence ATGGCCAACGCACTGGGACTGTCGATCGGCGCCACTCAACTGGTGGCGACACCCGACGATCCACAGAGCCAACCCGTCGTGCGCAGCTCGATTCTGACCCTGCATGAGGACGGTCCGCCCGAGGTCGGGCTGCCCAGCCACCCCGGGTTGACGCTCACCGGGTTCGTCGGCCGAGTCGGGGACCCGGTGGGCATCGTGGCAGCGGACGGATCGGTGCACCGCGCTGAGTGGGCACTGACCGAGGCGATGCGCGTGCTGATCGCCGACGCCGCGTCCACCGCGAACTTCACCGCACCGCCCGTCCTGTCCGCCTCGGTCCCCGCGCACTGGAGCCCGCAGACCATCAGCACCCTGCGGGACGCCATAGACCGTGTACCCGCCCTTGCTCCGGGCGGCAGACAGTTGAAGCTGATCCCCGATACGCGCGCCGCCCTGGAGTCGTTGGCCGCGGGACCGGGGACCCCCGATCGCGGCGTCGTGGTGGTGTGCGATCTCGGCGGCTCGGGCAGCAGCATCACACTGGCCGATGCCGCCCGCGGGTTCCAGCAGATCGGCCAGACTGTCCGATTCGTCGAGTTCTCCGGCCAACAGATCGACCAGATGCTGCTGACGCAGGTGCTCACCGATCTGAACCAGGACCCGGAGGGCACCACCTCGGTAGGCGCGCTGACCAGGCTGCGCGATCAGTGCCGTCTGGCCAAGGAACGGCTCTCCGGAGAAACCACGACCTCGGTACCGGTGCAGCTACCCGGCATAGCCTCGGACGTCCGGCTCACCCGCACCGAGCTCGAAGACCACCTGCGTGCACCGTTGTCCAAGCTGATCAACGCCATTCAGGACACCGTGGAGCGCAACGGAATTCATCCGGCGCACATCGCCGCGGTCGCCTCCGTGGGCGGCGGGGCAAGCATTCCGCTTGTCACCCAACAGCTTTCCGAGCGGATGCGGGTTCCTGTCATCACCGGGCCGCAGCCGCAACTGGCGGCAGCCCGTGGCGTGGCGCTGCTCGCCACCCGGCCAGACCTACCACCACAGGACGCCACTGCGATGCGACCGGTCGAGCAACCGCGGGGCGATGCCACCATGATGCGCCCGGCGCCGACGGGCACCGGGACCTTTGCCGCTCCGGTGGCCGCTGCCGCCAATGACGAGCCGGAATTGGCTTGGTCTCAAGATGATTCAGCCCCGGACCTGGCTCCTCTGCAGGAAACGGGATACCAGAGCGGATACACCGTCGACCTGGACGACGAGTATCAAGGCCCCACCGAAGCCACCACCGCCCGCCCCGACCTCCAGTTCAGTCACGATCCGTACGCGGCCGAAGACGACTACGACGACTACCCACCGCTGCCCTGGTATCGGCGACCCCTGGTGTGGTTCATCGCCGCGGCAGCCGTCGCCGGTATCGCCTTCACCGGCATGATGGTCTCGCTGACCAGCAGTGAATCACCGGCCCCGGCCACTACGACGCCGAGTGTCAACGTGGTGCCGAGCACGGGCGACGCGCCGACCGAGCCACCGCCGTCGCCCGAACCCCCACCGCCGCCGCAGACCCACACAGTGACGCAGTCGGTGCAGCCGCCACCGCCGTCCCCGGAGCCGCCACCCCCTCCGCCGCCGACCACGACCACAACAACGACGACAACACCGCCGACGACAACAACAACCACCACGACCACAACAACGACTACGACCACCACGACACCGCCGACGACGACCACCACCCAGCCGACGACCACGACGACCCAGCCCGCCTCGACGTCCACCTCGCGCCCGGCGATCACGATCCCGGGATTGCCCCCGATCCCGATCGGTCCGCGCAACTGA
- the iniR gene encoding isoniazid response ATPase/transcriptional regulator IniR — translation MAAGGAVKVLVSGTAGSGKTSVLTGVRETLSNAGSLPVNHVPEQLSAGRSGPFVIDDAESLTARQLDMVRMVVESDPAAVVVVAATPRRNPALRALFQALERESPSITLHPVNAGDIARLSPYAAGHADEIAAATGGNLALVATAVDHLGETDPLESALRAIDSRIDDRLRRLSPPTLSTALLMSLDAGIGASDIATALSLSDAEELVDEALASGLVPGPGQTAFAARVHGCAARLLGAARHLDLERSLLRTQLQAGSVSADLALALVAHGLRDQEIAGLLSDWAATESDPLGAVDLYRAALAAGAEPGPLRVPLAESLARTGDLAAAAAQADEVLTSADPAHRAAAVRIAAAIACHNGDSGQAAALYGWLGSDMDGSTALAAAPVFVGTGQLANARKSLEDSAGAPPTTAATALRNAAMGVIASVEGRSQEALSLLGQAVTQQPSASAFAPDSTVALAALAMLHNGDTARARSILTDAIRADRPHDVFGVRHRLLVAWIAMLSGDLTGAEQWLPVADADLSRRDRLFAESLRTGIARRHGDTGPLRQHWQAAMDALSAYSIDLYTLLPVGELWVAAARLRTLDAMTHHLDRAFAVLAQLGDPISWAAPLRWAGVHAAILTNAPENLAPHGQALAAAAGPSPYARTLATAGRTWLRVLANQVDGAEVDGAARMLADTGLGWDATRLASQAALHANDPKVAAAMLALARDLRAPSTTTEDDGGKTQSPAAAHAPASTRLSDREREVAELLLRGLPYRDIGAQLFISAKTVEHHVARIRRRLGAESRSDMFSMLRAILAS, via the coding sequence TTGGCCGCGGGCGGCGCCGTCAAGGTACTCGTCAGCGGCACGGCGGGCAGCGGCAAGACATCGGTATTGACCGGCGTTCGCGAAACGTTGAGCAATGCCGGCTCGCTGCCCGTCAACCACGTTCCCGAGCAGCTGTCCGCCGGGCGCTCCGGCCCGTTCGTCATCGACGATGCCGAATCGCTGACCGCCCGCCAGCTCGACATGGTGCGCATGGTGGTGGAGAGCGATCCGGCGGCCGTCGTCGTGGTGGCCGCGACGCCCCGACGCAATCCGGCTCTGCGCGCCCTTTTTCAGGCATTGGAACGCGAATCACCCTCGATCACACTGCATCCCGTCAACGCTGGCGATATCGCCCGGCTGTCCCCGTACGCAGCCGGCCACGCCGACGAGATCGCCGCCGCCACCGGCGGAAACCTTGCACTGGTCGCTACGGCCGTCGATCATCTGGGCGAGACCGATCCACTCGAATCCGCCTTGCGCGCCATCGATTCCCGCATCGATGACCGGCTGCGCCGGTTGTCCCCACCGACACTGTCGACCGCCCTGTTGATGTCACTGGATGCGGGCATCGGCGCATCGGATATCGCTACGGCACTGTCTCTTTCCGATGCAGAAGAGCTGGTCGACGAGGCATTGGCGAGCGGACTTGTTCCCGGCCCAGGCCAGACCGCATTCGCGGCAAGGGTGCATGGTTGCGCCGCCCGCCTGCTGGGAGCGGCCCGGCATCTCGATCTTGAGCGCTCCCTGCTGCGCACGCAACTTCAGGCCGGCTCGGTGTCTGCCGATTTGGCCTTGGCCCTGGTGGCACATGGATTACGAGATCAAGAGATCGCCGGGCTGCTATCAGATTGGGCGGCAACCGAATCCGATCCGCTTGGGGCGGTCGACCTGTACCGGGCCGCGCTGGCCGCGGGCGCCGAGCCTGGCCCGCTTCGGGTGCCGCTGGCCGAATCCCTAGCTCGCACGGGCGACCTGGCCGCTGCCGCCGCACAGGCCGATGAGGTGCTGACCTCTGCCGACCCGGCCCATCGGGCCGCTGCCGTACGCATCGCGGCGGCTATCGCCTGTCACAACGGTGACTCCGGCCAGGCCGCCGCGTTGTACGGCTGGTTGGGTTCGGATATGGACGGCTCGACCGCTCTGGCCGCGGCGCCTGTATTCGTCGGTACCGGCCAGCTGGCAAATGCACGAAAGTCCTTGGAAGACAGTGCAGGAGCCCCGCCTACCACGGCGGCTACCGCCCTGCGCAATGCCGCCATGGGTGTCATCGCGTCCGTTGAGGGCCGCAGCCAAGAGGCGTTGTCACTCCTGGGACAGGCAGTCACCCAGCAGCCCTCCGCGTCGGCGTTCGCCCCCGATAGCACCGTCGCCCTGGCGGCGTTGGCCATGCTGCACAACGGTGACACCGCGCGCGCCCGCAGCATTCTCACCGATGCGATCCGCGCCGATCGACCGCACGACGTGTTCGGCGTACGACACCGGCTGCTGGTGGCCTGGATCGCCATGTTGTCCGGCGACCTGACCGGAGCCGAGCAGTGGCTGCCGGTGGCCGATGCCGACCTGTCCCGGCGCGACCGCCTGTTCGCCGAGTCGCTGCGCACCGGCATCGCACGGCGCCATGGAGACACCGGTCCCCTGCGCCAGCATTGGCAGGCCGCCATGGACGCGCTGTCGGCGTACTCGATCGATCTCTACACGCTGCTCCCGGTCGGCGAGCTGTGGGTGGCTGCCGCACGGCTGCGCACCCTGGATGCCATGACGCACCACCTGGACCGCGCCTTCGCGGTGCTGGCGCAGCTCGGCGATCCGATCTCCTGGGCGGCACCGCTGCGGTGGGCGGGCGTCCATGCCGCGATCCTGACCAATGCGCCGGAGAACCTCGCCCCGCACGGGCAGGCGCTCGCCGCGGCCGCGGGACCCAGCCCCTACGCCCGCACCCTGGCGACCGCCGGGCGCACCTGGCTGCGGGTGCTCGCCAATCAGGTGGACGGGGCGGAGGTGGACGGCGCCGCACGGATGCTGGCCGACACCGGCCTGGGCTGGGATGCCACCCGCTTGGCCAGCCAGGCCGCCCTGCACGCAAACGACCCGAAGGTGGCCGCCGCAATGCTCGCACTGGCCCGCGATCTGCGGGCCCCGTCCACCACAACGGAGGACGACGGCGGCAAGACCCAGTCGCCCGCGGCGGCACATGCACCGGCATCCACGCGTCTGTCCGATCGCGAACGCGAGGTCGCCGAGCTGCTGTTACGTGGGCTTCCCTATCGCGATATCGGTGCGCAGCTGTTCATTTCGGCCAAGACCGTGGAGCATCACGTCGCGCGTATTCGTCGTCGCCTCGGCGCCGAATCGCGGTCCGACATGTTCTCGATGTTGCGGGCGATCTTGGCCTCATAA
- a CDS encoding (Fe-S)-binding protein, with translation MSTATIILGIIGVTYSLIAWGSFGSGVVKMLRVILSGQPDGTRWRPIVPRVKTVIVEVVAHTRMNKFRTVGWAHWLVMVGFLGGFLHYFESYGQTFNPEFHWPFFGASFAWELWIEFLGVGTIVGIVTLIVIRQLNHPRKPQRLSRFGGSNFIAAYTIEMVVLSEGLGMLLVKSAKIATYHHTNPYSDPVSSQVAKLLPASPLMVSAFSLSVMFFGGLFLLLVGRKLVWGVAWHRFAAFFNIYFKRNADGSVALGAAKPMMSGGKVLEMESADPDVDAFGAGKVEDFSWKDLLDITTCTECGRCQSQCPAWNTGKPLSPKLLITSLRDHTYAKAPYLLAGEDKSKLSEAQAAEGERQLVGGEGAVIDHEVLWSCTTCGACVEQCPVDIEHVDHIIDMRRYQVLIESEFPGELAGLFKNLENKGNPWGQNAKDRLNWIEEVDFDVPVFGQDVDSFADFEYLFWVGCAGAYEDRAKKTTKAVAELLALAGTKFLVLGADETCTGDSARRAGNEFLFQQLAMQNIELLNSVFEGVEQKQRKIVVTCAHCFNALGNEYPQVGGDYQVVHHTQLLNRLVRDKKLVPVAPVSQDVTYHDPCYLGRHNKVYTAPRELIGASGAAITEMPRHGERSMCCGAGGARMWMEEQLGKRINIDRVDEALATPASKIATGCPFCRVMLTDGVTARDDSAAVEVVDVAQLLLESVGRTDDVRKALPAKGTAAAAAAEKAATKAAEPEPVVAEEEEPITETAAAPETATAEVKPVSGLGMATGAKRPGAKKAAAPAASSAEAAAAPAAPVKGLGMATGAKRPGAKKSDAPAAAPSTAEAAPSAPAAPVKGLGMATGAKRPGAKKAAPAAAAPATETASEAPAAPAAPVPPVKGLGMASGAKRPGTKKAAPAASAPVPAAAEPETAAPAAPETPSAPAAATPEPPVKGLGIATGARRPGAKKAAPPAAAAPAPEAAPEPEQPAAAPEPAAPAPAAKEEAPAAPEPPVKGLGMAPGARRPGRRN, from the coding sequence GTGAGTACCGCGACGATCATTCTCGGAATCATCGGCGTCACCTACAGCCTGATTGCCTGGGGCTCATTCGGTAGCGGCGTCGTGAAAATGCTCCGCGTCATCCTGTCCGGTCAGCCAGACGGCACCCGCTGGCGCCCGATCGTCCCACGCGTCAAGACCGTCATCGTCGAGGTCGTCGCGCACACCCGGATGAACAAGTTTCGCACCGTGGGCTGGGCCCACTGGCTGGTGATGGTCGGCTTCCTCGGCGGCTTCCTGCACTACTTCGAGTCCTACGGCCAGACCTTCAACCCGGAATTTCACTGGCCATTTTTCGGCGCATCCTTCGCCTGGGAACTCTGGATCGAATTTCTCGGCGTCGGCACCATTGTCGGCATCGTCACTTTGATAGTCATTCGCCAGCTGAACCACCCCCGCAAGCCCCAACGCCTGTCTCGTTTCGGCGGTTCCAACTTCATCGCCGCTTACACAATCGAAATGGTCGTGCTCAGCGAAGGCCTGGGCATGCTGCTGGTGAAGTCCGCCAAGATCGCGACTTACCACCACACCAACCCGTACTCCGACCCAGTAAGCAGCCAAGTAGCCAAGCTGCTGCCGGCGAGCCCGCTTATGGTCTCGGCGTTTTCTTTGTCCGTGATGTTTTTCGGCGGCCTGTTCCTGCTGCTGGTCGGGCGCAAGCTGGTCTGGGGTGTGGCCTGGCACCGTTTCGCGGCCTTCTTCAACATCTACTTCAAGCGCAACGCCGACGGCTCCGTCGCGCTGGGTGCGGCCAAGCCGATGATGTCCGGCGGCAAGGTGCTGGAGATGGAGAGCGCCGACCCCGATGTCGACGCGTTCGGTGCCGGCAAGGTCGAAGACTTCAGCTGGAAAGACCTGCTGGACATCACCACCTGTACCGAGTGCGGCCGCTGCCAGAGCCAGTGCCCCGCCTGGAACACCGGTAAGCCGCTGTCACCCAAGCTGCTCATCACCTCGCTGCGTGACCACACCTACGCCAAGGCCCCCTATCTCCTGGCCGGCGAGGACAAGTCCAAGCTGAGCGAGGCGCAGGCCGCCGAGGGCGAACGCCAACTCGTCGGCGGCGAGGGTGCCGTGATCGATCACGAGGTGCTGTGGAGCTGCACCACTTGCGGCGCCTGCGTCGAGCAGTGCCCCGTCGACATCGAGCACGTCGACCACATCATCGACATGCGCCGATACCAGGTGCTCATCGAGTCGGAGTTCCCCGGCGAGCTTGCGGGCCTGTTCAAGAACCTGGAGAACAAGGGCAACCCGTGGGGCCAGAACGCCAAGGACCGCCTCAACTGGATCGAAGAAGTCGACTTCGACGTCCCGGTGTTCGGCCAAGACGTGGACAGCTTCGCCGACTTCGAGTACCTGTTCTGGGTTGGCTGCGCGGGTGCCTACGAGGACCGTGCCAAGAAGACCACCAAGGCCGTGGCGGAGCTGCTGGCCCTGGCCGGAACGAAGTTCCTGGTGCTTGGCGCCGACGAGACCTGCACGGGTGACTCTGCCCGCCGCGCCGGCAACGAATTCTTGTTCCAGCAGCTGGCCATGCAGAACATCGAGCTGCTCAATTCGGTGTTCGAGGGCGTCGAGCAGAAGCAGCGCAAGATCGTGGTGACCTGTGCCCACTGCTTCAATGCACTCGGCAACGAGTACCCGCAGGTCGGCGGCGACTACCAGGTGGTGCACCACACCCAGCTGCTCAACCGCCTGGTGCGCGACAAGAAGCTGGTCCCGGTCGCCCCGGTCTCGCAGGACGTCACCTATCACGATCCGTGCTACCTGGGCCGCCACAACAAGGTGTACACCGCGCCGCGTGAGCTGATCGGGGCCTCGGGTGCGGCGATCACCGAAATGCCCAGGCACGGTGAGCGTTCCATGTGCTGTGGCGCCGGTGGCGCTCGCATGTGGATGGAAGAGCAGCTGGGCAAGCGCATCAACATCGACCGTGTCGACGAAGCCCTGGCCACCCCGGCCTCCAAGATCGCCACGGGCTGCCCGTTCTGCCGCGTGATGCTGACCGACGGTGTGACCGCGCGCGACGACTCCGCCGCCGTGGAGGTCGTCGACGTCGCGCAGCTTCTCCTTGAATCCGTGGGCCGTACCGACGACGTCCGGAAGGCGTTGCCCGCCAAGGGCACCGCTGCTGCGGCCGCTGCGGAAAAGGCGGCGACAAAGGCAGCGGAACCCGAACCCGTCGTCGCCGAAGAAGAAGAGCCGATCACCGAAACGGCCGCAGCCCCCGAGACCGCCACTGCGGAAGTGAAGCCGGTGTCGGGCCTGGGCATGGCCACCGGCGCCAAGCGACCGGGAGCCAAGAAAGCAGCGGCCCCTGCGGCCAGCTCGGCGGAAGCCGCCGCTGCCCCGGCCGCACCCGTCAAGGGCTTGGGCATGGCCACTGGCGCTAAGCGACCCGGCGCCAAGAAGTCGGACGCCCCCGCAGCCGCCCCCAGCACGGCGGAGGCAGCACCCTCCGCACCGGCGGCACCGGTCAAGGGCTTGGGCATGGCCACCGGGGCCAAACGACCCGGCGCCAAGAAGGCCGCCCCTGCTGCCGCGGCACCGGCGACCGAGACGGCATCCGAGGCACCAGCGGCTCCTGCTGCCCCCGTGCCGCCCGTCAAGGGCCTGGGTATGGCGTCCGGCGCCAAACGACCCGGCACCAAGAAGGCCGCCCCGGCAGCATCGGCTCCCGTCCCTGCGGCAGCAGAGCCTGAGACTGCTGCACCGGCCGCTCCGGAGACGCCGTCGGCTCCTGCTGCCGCCACACCAGAGCCCCCGGTCAAGGGTCTCGGCATTGCCACCGGCGCGCGCCGCCCCGGCGCCAAGAAGGCAGCTCCCCCGGCTGCCGCCGCTCCTGCCCCGGAAGCAGCTCCGGAACCCGAGCAGCCCGCCGCGGCACCGGAACCGGCTGCACCCGCACCCGCAGCGAAGGAAGAGGCGCCTGCGGCGCCGGAGCCCCCGGTCAAGGGCCTGGGCATGGCCCCGGGAGCACGCCGTCCCGGCCGCCGAAATTAG
- a CDS encoding pyridoxal phosphate-dependent aminotransferase → MDSNATIETVSTDNLPTDVPPRVPGVSSRQHQRVFAQSTKLQDVLYEIRGPVHAHAARLEAEGHRILKLNIGNPAPFGFEAPDVIMRDIIQALPYAQGYSDSKGILPARRAVVTRYELVDGFPYLDVDDVFLGNGVSELITMTTQALLDNGDQVLIPAPDYPLWTAATSLAGGTAVHYMCDETNGWMPDIEDLESKITERTKALVIINPNNPTGAVYTREILTKMVELARKHQLLLLADEIYDKILYDDAEHISVASLAPDLLCFTFNGLSKAYRVAGYRSAWLAITGPKDHAASLLEGVNLLANMRLCPNVPAQHAIQVALGGHQSIDDLVLPGGRLLEQRDVAWTKLNEIPGVSCVKPQGALYAFPRLDPEVHHIHDDDQLVLDLLLNEKILLTQGTGFNWPEPDHLRIVTLPWARDLAVAIERLGNFLASYRQ, encoded by the coding sequence CTGGACAGCAATGCCACCATTGAGACCGTGAGTACCGATAACTTGCCGACTGACGTGCCCCCGCGCGTGCCCGGCGTCTCATCGCGGCAGCATCAGCGGGTCTTTGCGCAGTCCACCAAGCTGCAAGACGTCCTGTACGAGATCAGGGGTCCGGTACACGCCCACGCCGCCCGGCTGGAAGCCGAGGGGCACCGCATCCTCAAACTCAACATCGGCAACCCGGCGCCGTTCGGTTTCGAGGCGCCCGATGTCATCATGCGCGACATCATCCAGGCGCTCCCCTATGCGCAGGGCTATTCCGATTCCAAGGGCATCCTGCCCGCGCGACGCGCGGTGGTCACCCGCTACGAGCTGGTCGACGGCTTCCCGTACCTGGACGTGGACGACGTCTTCCTGGGCAACGGGGTATCCGAGCTCATCACCATGACCACCCAGGCACTGCTCGACAACGGCGACCAGGTGCTCATCCCGGCACCTGACTATCCGCTGTGGACCGCCGCCACCTCGTTGGCCGGTGGCACCGCGGTGCATTACATGTGCGATGAGACCAACGGCTGGATGCCGGATATCGAGGATCTGGAATCCAAGATCACCGAGCGCACCAAGGCCCTCGTCATCATCAACCCGAACAACCCCACCGGCGCGGTCTACACCCGCGAAATCCTCACGAAGATGGTGGAACTGGCCCGCAAGCATCAGCTGCTGCTGTTGGCCGACGAGATCTACGACAAGATCCTCTACGACGACGCCGAGCACATCAGCGTGGCATCGCTGGCCCCGGATCTGTTGTGTTTCACTTTCAACGGACTATCCAAGGCGTACCGGGTGGCCGGATACCGGTCGGCGTGGCTGGCCATCACCGGGCCCAAGGATCACGCGGCCAGCCTGCTGGAGGGCGTCAACCTTCTGGCCAACATGCGACTGTGCCCGAATGTGCCTGCCCAGCATGCGATTCAGGTCGCCCTCGGCGGACATCAGAGCATCGATGATCTGGTGCTCCCGGGTGGCCGACTGCTGGAACAGCGCGATGTGGCCTGGACCAAGCTCAACGAGATTCCCGGCGTCTCCTGCGTCAAGCCGCAGGGCGCGCTCTACGCATTCCCGCGCCTGGACCCCGAGGTGCACCACATCCACGATGACGACCAGCTGGTCCTGGATCTATTGCTCAACGAAAAGATCCTGCTGACGCAGGGCACCGGCTTCAATTGGCCCGAGCCCGACCATCTTCGGATCGTGACGTTGCCGTGGGCCCGCGACCTTGCGGTCGCCATCGAACGCCTGGGCAACTTCCTGGCGAGCTACCGCCAGTAG